The Meriones unguiculatus strain TT.TT164.6M chromosome 1, Bangor_MerUng_6.1, whole genome shotgun sequence genome has a segment encoding these proteins:
- the LOC110543744 gene encoding olfactory receptor 7E178, whose product MGLSDDPQLQPILFGLFLSMYLVTVLGNLLIILTVSSDFQLHSPMYFFLSNLSLDDISFTSTTLPKMIVDIQTHNRAISYSGCLTQMSFFMLFGCLDSLLLTVMAYDRFVAICHPLHYQVIMNPRLCGLLVFVSVLISLLVSQMHNSVVLQLTYFKSVDISHFFCDPSQLLNLACSDTFTNNIVMYFVGAISGFLPISGILFSYYRIVSSVLRMPSPGGKYKAFSTCGSHLSVVCLFYGTGLGVYLSSAVSLSPRKGAVASVLYTVVTPMLNPFIYSLRNQDIKRAMWRLLRKTV is encoded by the coding sequence ATGGGCCTCTCAGATGATCCACAGCTTCAGCCCATACTCTTTGGACTGTTCCTGTCCATGTACCTGGTCACAGTGCTTGGGAACCTGCTCATCATCCTGACAGTCAGCTCTGATTTCCAGCTCCACAGTCCAATGTACTTTTTTCTCTCTAACTTATCTTTGGACGACATCAGTTTCACCTCTACCACACTACCAAAGATGATAGTGGACATTCAGACTCACAACAGAGCCATCTCCTATTCAGGATGCTTGACTCAGATGTCTTTTTTCATGCTCTTTGGGTGTTTGGATAGTCTGCTTCTAACTGTAATGGCTTATGATAGGTTTGTGGCCATCTGCCATCCTTTACACTACCAGGTCATTATGAACCCTCGTCTTTGTGGCTTGTTGGTTTTTGTGTCTGTTCTAATCAGCCTTTTGGTATCTCAGATGCATAATTCAGTAGTATTACAACTTACCTACTTCAAGAGTGTGgacatttcccatttcttttgtgATCCCTCTCAACTTCTCAACCTTGCCTGTTCTGATACATTTACCAATAACATAGTCATGTATTTTGTTGGTGCCATCTCTGGCTTTCTTCCCATCTCTGGGATTTTGTTCTCTTACTATAGAATTGTTTCTTCCGTTCTTAGAATGCCATCCCCTGGTGGGAAGTATAAAGCATTCTCTACTTGTGGCTCTCACTTGTCggttgtttgcttattttatggGACTGGCCTTGGGGTATACCTCAGTTCAGCTGTCTCGCTGTCTCCCAGGAAGGGGGCGGTAGCATCAGTGCTGTACACTGTGGTCACCCCCATGCTCAACCCCTTCATCTACAGCTTAAGAAACCAGGACATCAAGAGGGCCATGTGGCGGCTCCTCCGAAAAACAGTCTAA